A genomic segment from Spinacia oleracea cultivar Varoflay chromosome 3, BTI_SOV_V1, whole genome shotgun sequence encodes:
- the LOC130469340 gene encoding uncharacterized protein isoform X1: MLEFKFIKRNCEWLFICLFFSIVVLNMANNNQNIIMGSELMVKLNLANFLEWEAKLVEIVKLNGLEYVLSHPMPSYYARDMTPERFYAWDADLKKVMSLMLNNIPDDWARRFIAYEPFTLIKNLRDICRGSTEDRDLNVHELIEPMSGLKVSSPNRCYKMEVQDTHVQLLRTKQRVGVPLRFHVDLMRSYFDRLSLLGTPISERMAVSILLNSLHNGFGRFKQLYLSEPREETVAEFVHLVRKAEIILDCEAKDLLKARKRRSRKVESPRAMLNQSRTSPHQAVFIVME; this comes from the coding sequence atgctagaatttaagtttattaagagaaactgtgaatggttatttatttgtttattcttttcaattgtagttttaaatatggcaaacaacaatcaaaacatcatcatgggttctgagcttatggtcaagctgaacctagcaaattttcttgaatgggaagctaagctagttgaaatagtcaaactcaatggacttgagtatgtactatcacatcccatgccaagctactatgccagagacatgacccctgagagattttacgcctgggatgcggatctcaaaaaggttatgagtctcatgctgaacaatatccctgatgattgggctagaaggtttatagcctatgaaccttttacgctcatcaagaatctgagggatatctgtcgtggaagcacggaggacagggacctaaacgtccatgagttgattgaaccaatgtctggtctaaaggttagttctcccaacaggtgttataagatggaagtccaagacacacatgttcagctccttcgcactaaacagagggtaggcgtcccactgaggttccatgtggatcttatgcgttcatactttgatcgcctaagtctactaggaacaccaataagcgaaaggatggcagtctctatcttgctcaattcactacacaatgggtttggtcgcttcaagcaactatacctaagtgaaccaagagaagaaacagttgcagaatttgttcaccttgtcagaaaggctgaaataatactggactgtgaagccaaagatttactcaaggctagaaagagacgttcaagaaaagtggaaagtccaagggcgatgctaaatcaaagcaggacaagtccacatcaagctgtctttattgtgatggaatag
- the LOC130469340 gene encoding uncharacterized protein isoform X2: protein MANNNQNIIMGSELMVKLNLANFLEWEAKLVEIVKLNGLEYVLSHPMPSYYARDMTPERFYAWDADLKKVMSLMLNNIPDDWARRFIAYEPFTLIKNLRDICRGSTEDRDLNVHELIEPMSGLKVSSPNRCYKMEVQDTHVQLLRTKQRVGVPLRFHVDLMRSYFDRLSLLGTPISERMAVSILLNSLHNGFGRFKQLYLSEPREETVAEFVHLVRKAEIILDCEAKDLLKARKRRSRKVESPRAMLNQSRTSPHQAVFIVME, encoded by the coding sequence atggcaaacaacaatcaaaacatcatcatgggttctgagcttatggtcaagctgaacctagcaaattttcttgaatgggaagctaagctagttgaaatagtcaaactcaatggacttgagtatgtactatcacatcccatgccaagctactatgccagagacatgacccctgagagattttacgcctgggatgcggatctcaaaaaggttatgagtctcatgctgaacaatatccctgatgattgggctagaaggtttatagcctatgaaccttttacgctcatcaagaatctgagggatatctgtcgtggaagcacggaggacagggacctaaacgtccatgagttgattgaaccaatgtctggtctaaaggttagttctcccaacaggtgttataagatggaagtccaagacacacatgttcagctccttcgcactaaacagagggtaggcgtcccactgaggttccatgtggatcttatgcgttcatactttgatcgcctaagtctactaggaacaccaataagcgaaaggatggcagtctctatcttgctcaattcactacacaatgggtttggtcgcttcaagcaactatacctaagtgaaccaagagaagaaacagttgcagaatttgttcaccttgtcagaaaggctgaaataatactggactgtgaagccaaagatttactcaaggctagaaagagacgttcaagaaaagtggaaagtccaagggcgatgctaaatcaaagcaggacaagtccacatcaagctgtctttattgtgatggaatag